aaactaatattttcttcGTAGAAGCCAAGAGAGGACATAAATATAGATGAGTTTACAACACCCATCGTCTGTTATTTAATATTCTCGACATTTCGGGCAAAGGTTAACTGGAATAGGACCTTTGCCAGACCCACAATGCAATTAGTTGTTCTTGAGCATAGCGGGACTGACTAGAATGAAGTAATGGAGTATGTGTTGAGTTTAGCGAGGCTGAGATGGGAATAAGAACTTGCATTAACCTTTACTTAATAATAGGGATGCTTGGTAATGATGtaacggtggagagagagagagagagagagagagagagagagagagagagagagaatctgaatcTTTAACGTCTCAGCCCtgaacccacacacacacacacacacaccaagcctaGCCTTTCTCTTTATCCTGACCCAGCCAAGCGTTGCTACCCATGAACTCTTGACCCCCGCAGTGGTCCGGCGTGTGGCAATGCTGTGACCTTGTCCTAACTCACCTGGCTTAATTGCTCTGTCCACCTGACCACTAGGAAGTGTACCTTTAGTGACGTAATGGCCTCTTTTTGTGATGACGTGATCTTGAGTGACTGCGAAGGTTTGGTTAGAGAAGAGGTTTTGTGGGAGTGGTGTGGGTGAttgagagggatgggagggattTATTAGGCTGTTACTtgttcctccttgttttttttttttcttcgttgaatgcacacacacacacacacacactctcctttccttccttcaaaatCATtcttccaattctctctctctctctctctctctctctctctctctctctctctctctctctctctctctctctctctctctctctctctctctcctagttaaCATTCTCACAAACAGCTCCAACTCATCTCTGTCTTGCTTCTGTCACGTATTTACACAtccaccttcttcctttccctccacccacccatcttccttccttccttctcgcttTTGTTACATCCTCACAGAcaaccctttcctccttccttcccctattcacgcacccacctacccaccctccttccttcctctccctctagtTCCATCCTCATAACCTCTTCtaatgtctttctctctctctcgtcttccacAGGAAATGGCGAGCACCAAGCTCTTCGGCAAGGACCTGAGTCAATATGAGGACCTGGACATCGATGACATCCTGGACCAGCTGTCCCCAGAGGAGCTGGAGATGCTGGCTGGGGAGGTGGACCCTGATgtgagtagtggtagtaatagtagtagtgatagtagtagtagtggtgatggttattTAAGAGAATTTTGAAGAACTAGTGGAATATAATGTCTGTTTTATTTGGTATCTACATTATTGTGATATCTAATTTACTGCAAAGATCTTATAAGGATCTTGAAATATAGTGCTagtatttcttcccttcttcccttactGTATTACTGGCCTCTGTATCCTGTAATGCAACATCAAACACTTATATTGCAGGACTCCTTGATCCCCTAAAGTAAACAAAAGCTCATAATAACCTTGAAATCTAGCActaccatttccttcctttctttcccttgtgttcctATGTATTATTGGCCTCTGCTGCAATGTACTGCCAAACACTTGTATTGCAGGACTGCTTGAACCCCGTAAAGTaaacaaaaactcaaaagaaCCTTGAAATGTAGTTCTaccatttccttccttgctttcccttgtgtttctatttatttctggcctctatacCCTGTCTTGTAATACCAAATGCTTGTATTGCAGGACTCACTGATCCCCCCAAGTGAACGCAACAGCTACAAGTGTGAGAAGGGACCCACAGGACCTTTAGACCGCAAGAAGCTGATTGACCACATCAACGAGCAGGCCCTCAATGAACCGGACAGGCCAGACCTAGTGCCTTATGTTGCCGGCACTGTCAGAGGGAAGAAGGTGAGAGGCTGACTGGTAAAGGGAGatagaaggacagagagagagacaaacagataaatagagggacactgatgaagggaaaaagggataGAGGAATAGAGATAATTACATGATAACAAATAGAGAAGTATGACTAGATAAAGGGAGGGACTGACTGATAAATGGAGATAGAGAGACACAGATGAACACAATATgacaagtagatagatagagagaggtTTGACTAGATAAAGGGAGGGATTGAATGGtaaagggagatagagagacagatgaaCACAATatgacaggtagatagatagagagagagaggtgtgactACATAAAGGGAGGGATTGATTGATAAAAGTATAGAGGGATAGAGATGAACACAAggtgacagatagatagagagggaCAATtagatgaagggagggacaggctgacagacagagacaggcagtGAATCATATTACGGAAGGGGagttacagtgtgtgtgtgtgtgtgtgtgtgtgtgtgtggcagagagagagagagagagagagagagaggtaaagctaatatgagaagagaaaaggaaggttgtaatgaagaatgaaaggaagagagacagagaaaaagaaaactagtcacacacacacacacacacacacacacacacacacacacttttcacccCATGTCTATGACAAATGGTGACAATAACAGTGGTAATATTGTAAGATGAAGTAGAGTTATGAATGACACTAACCATCATGGCGCCTTGACAGTGGGtacccccgcctcccccggagCCCCAGGATGACGAGGACGCCATCGCccaggaagtggaggtggaccTTGACGAAGAGTTCTCCTCCGTCCTTAACACTGCCACAGAGGATGAGATTGTGGACTTGGCAGGTGAGGCTGTGATGTCATTTTTACCCACAGAACCTGACATGTCATCTGTATGGTAAAAGAAATGCTCTTgagaaatgtttttattttgtctttttgcaTCTATTGTTTAACTTGCTTCACTGGTAATTGTTTTGTGATTGTAGCAATAATAAGAAAGCACCTTTGAGAACTTGCAAATTAGGCCTAgtaatgaatacactcttgaaaactttaCAAATCATCTTTAGAACAAAAACAGCCTTGAGAACAttactaatcatctctgtgcaAAATGGACAAATCAcctctgttgcctttgaaaagTAGTCTTAAATGTTTTGGTGTCTCATTGCACCTACTTTTAACTCACTTTACTGGTacttactggagttttcaaggctgtttttgtGGTTGTTGCGATAGTTTAACAATACCTTACAAATTATCCCTGTCCGCTTTGCACACACTGACTCAATCCCAGAGCATCTATCAATACAAACCCATACCTCACTTCCCCTCTATGGCTATCCTGGGTTTCCACTCCAGTAATAGTTCAACAAGATCTCAGCATCATCAGTAAAAGAAACAATTGACAACTTAATAAACCATATCAATAACCTTTAACACTGACACAATCCAAGCACCGATCTAAACAAGCCTCTATGTTCTCCTCTACAGCTATCCTGGGCTTCCACTCCATGATGAACCAGGAACAGTACCACGCATCACTGCTCAACAAGGGCCGGCCACAGGGAGTTGGTTGGGGAGGCATTACCAAGGCCACTAAATTCAAGCCTCTCCCTGCCGAGCCTCCCAATGACACAGATGTAGAGGACAGCATCAAGAAGCTTACTGACGATGACTCCAACTGCAAGGATCTGAACTTCAATAACAttagggtgaggaggagggatgggtgtgtgtggtgttaaagaaagggagaagtgtagggtaaagaaaagggagagatgaaggtagGCATGTGctaggggaaagaaaaaggagtataaagtaaaggaaaggaaggaatgagtgtatgctgtgtgtgtttagggaaggggagaagatgtaaagtaaaggaaggaaggtgaataaatgaagaaaggtttgtgttttatttaaaggaaggagaaaagaaaggaaagtaaaggaagggaaaaaatgaagaaagtgatTTTTCTCGTAAAAGTTTTGAGTGGAAGAGCAAAGGACTACTTGTGAATATGTTAATATAGGTTATAttttaaggaaaaggaaaatggaaagcagAATAAAAgactgaaagggaaaggaatgtaaaagtaatagggaagggaagagatgaaaaaagttTGATATTTCCTTGGATATTCTGTATGGAAGAGCTTTATTTTAGCAGTTACTGTGATGCTAACATTCTAAACCTCCACAGAACATTTCTGACGAGCAGTTCAAGCGCCTCTTTGAGTCTCTGGAGAACAACACCAAGCTGGAAAGTCTAAGTATGGCAAACGTCGGCCTCTCAGACAGACACCTCGACCCTCTCACCAATGCTCTCTCCCAAAATGCCTCTCTCAGGACGCTAAAGTGAGTGGTACTGTGGAAGTATATCTGACTGTCTTTGCTCATTTGGCAGTCAAAGCAGTAATTGGTAACAGGAATGAAGGTTGTAGgatggtgagaaaaaaataggtctTCAGATAATATAAAAgggatttttttgtattttacatTCTTTCCCCTCTATTTGTGTAAATAAACTTTTTAGGCACTATTTTTATGCCTAGCTCTCATAATTATTTCTGCAGTGTAAGAGAGTCACAATTAACTTTctgatttctctcttttctctcttgtctctccaTGCAAACAAATCTTACAGTACTAGGGAGGTTAATGAGGGATGACTAAAAAGtgttaatagtagcagtagtgacagAGGAATGAAGGCTGTTTGTTAGTAATGGAAGCATGAAGGCACATccatgttcttgttctcctcttgCCTTAGTCTGGAGACAAACATCAGGGATTTCATGATAACCTTCTGTATTCTTATTGTGTAAATTGCTAGTAATATTAGTGACAATAGAAGAATGAAGGCTGTGTGTTGTCACCATAAAAGCACTActacattcttctcttcttcagtctGGAGACGAACAGCATCAGTCCCGCTGGCATTGTGCGCATCATGGAGTCcatctcaaaaacacacattgtGGAGGAGATCCGTCTTGCAAACCAGGTACAGTGTAAACAAAGTCTACTTCTGGGGTATTCTCTGTTCCTTGCTTCTCTggtcattattttttacatggtgtgattctagtaatagttgAATAAGGTGTCAGCACAATCAGTAAGAAAACCATCTTACAGGGAGTCCTTGAGTCATGAAGGAGTTCTTTTTCTACACCACTTTGTAAACCAATTTTGGGTGTAGGTCTGAACAAGCCTCTCTAAGCACCTTCAGTCTGTGCTAATACAGTAGTACTGTAAGTCATAATCTAGAACATAATATCACTACTGTACCTTTAAAAAATACATGGAGGGCatatagtaaataaaaagttaatcaAATAAGTCAGTAACAAGAAAAGTCAGCAAAGGAGAATGTATTTAAAAAAGCATTGCCAGTCATGACTATCAAATGGCAGATGTCAAGACTCCCATAAACTTACTACTCCCTGTACAAATAATCAATGTGTAGTTCCTAGCAAAGCAGATTAccattgtcattgttgttaatCTGTGTGTCATGTTGCAGAGGTCAAGTGTGCTGGGCAACAAGATTGAGATGCAACTCACAGAAATCATTGAGCAGAATCCGTCAATCCTGCGTGTCGGGATTCACTTTGAGTTCAACGACGCTCGCAACCGTGTCTCCAAACACCTGCAGAAGAACCTTGACACCTGTGAGTATGAGGCAATCTCGGGGATCATTGATTAATGCCTCCACAGAGTACAGACCACAGACGTGGaccacacaccacagcaccacggCACTATCTCGCTGGCATGGTGCTGGCCATCACTGCTGTGTTGTGCCTTATGACAGGGACGTGTTAACTTGTGTTTGTTTGCAGCAGGATTTCAGGATGAGCAGCAAGTTTGGCTagacattgttgttgttgtgaagttTTAAAAGGATGCATCTGCCACCCAAGGTAACCTCTCTCAACACACTAATTGGCCTTCATGTGACTCCTAACAGCTTGGTGATGCATCCTAACTACCATTCAATACTACAGCTGCctgcctcactctctcccttcatgcCTATTTCCATGAAGCTTTTTCCCCCAAGGTAACAATTTTGAAGACCACGGATATTTTTGTAAATAATAAATGTGTGATTTAATCAACTAAACTCAGTTCCAAGGAAGCtgttggtgaggtggtggtggtgcatggcaTGTGGTGTGGCcctgacagtgatggtggtggtggtggtggtggtggtggtggtggtggtggtggtagtgttggagACGGTTGTAGTGAAGGGCTGTCATGTTCCCTTCTAATAAAGCAGAGATTAGATGAATAATTAGGATTGTAAAGTGTAAAAATATATTCAGAGTTTACATAGAGAATCAGTGTGTATAGTGATGTACAGTTTTCAGAGGATGAGATTGCATATAGAGATTAGACAGTGGAATATAATGAAGTGAAATAGAATTAGATTAGACTTGACCAGATTAATTTATCATGAGTTCTGATATTAACTGAGCTGTGAGGAAACATAATATGAGTTTCCATCAATAGAAAAAGGAATGTATTGGGATGTTGGTAATAGTTGATAGTGGAGGATGTGAATGCATGAATCATTGACAAAGGTTGACCCGCATTCCCCGTCACTGAGGGAGAAGTGTGTGGTGGCAGTAAGGCAGTGAGTCAttcagtcaccaccacaccgTGACTTAACATTGCTTTGTCAGTGGGATGTGACACAGGAGTCCCTTACTAAAGATCTCCACTCAGGTGTAACTTTTctttctgctgctgttttgGTGCACatgtttcatttccctttcaatgagcataagaaaataagagaaggtgcaggaagccatcaggcccacaTGTGGCAATCTCTGTACAGAACATACCTGCCTACTTCCACTTGTCATCCCTATCAATAAATTTGTTTATTctccttttaaagcttcctaatgactactgaatctattccattcatctaccactctcatttgagaaccagttcctccCTATCTTGTTTTTAGATATAACTTTCAGACTGTACAGAAAACACCAACAGAAAGGAAGTGTAtgcgtcttttctttcctgcacTGTTTTGTACGTGTCTCACATTCTCAGGGACATTATCCTGAGATGGAGACAGTATAAAAACACCAAGGCGAAAACATGTGGACTTGTGGGTCTTATTGGCCATTATGTCCAGTGTTCAAAGGTTACCATGTTTATCCCCACCATCCCTCCCTTGTTGCTGTGATTCACATCCTAAATGAACCACTAATGGTCACTTGTACCATGGAAATCACTACTCATTGACTGCCCTTTACTTAACCAATGGGAAAAGATGCATTCTTACTCTTCAAAATAGGGTCAACTCTtcttcctgcacacacacactggtgcaGGGTCAGTGTGATGCATTCCCTGGTGTACATTACTCAGGTTCACCACCTCAGGATTGGCCGGTGTCTGGTGGGTACAAGAGATGTACTGTAGTCTAGCCATTGTCTCTCTTGAGTCTTGTGGGTGGTAGAGGCTGGGAGTGAGAAAACCTGGACAATTCCTGCTTTATCATTGCCATTCTGCTGAGGCCAGGGGGATGAGGGCCTGAGTGGCTCTGCGGTTCAGTGTTTGACTTGTGACTGGAAGGTTGCAAGATAAATGCTGGCTTGTGGCAATATCTTGGCTCTCTCACAGTAACTTGACTCATTCTTTACAACTTCTGAGAGCTTGAAGAATCTTAAAACTAACGATAAAGTACTGCAATTCACTCTTTACAAATTCTAAGAGCTATGAGAACATTAAAAGGAGTGATAAGATACTCGTGTGAATCTGTAAGGGCGTTCTActagaagattaagaatacaaaaaaaaacatcactcaCTACTAACTACTAGAATGACTTTGAGAGCCTTAAAAGCAAAGGGACAAAATACCCATATGAATCATCAAGGCTGTTTTACCACAAGACAAGAATCCAGAATGCACGACTCATTAGCAGACCCCAGAATGGCCATTGTAGTCTTGGCAGGAGTTGGCCCAGAGTTTCTTCACCAGCACTGAGTTGACAGACAGGCACTCACCGGCATCAAGGAGTCACCCACAGTCACCCACTACTGGAGGTGCACCAGACTATGAAGTGTTACagcatgatggtgatgatgatgatgatgggaaaaTTTCATGATTATAGTGAATGTTACATAATCCATTACAAAAGAAATTGAATTACAgaggaatgtttttttcttttaagttgtGTTGATTATTAAAGGCTTTGAGTTTTGATTCTTATGGTTCTACTTGAGTAATGCATGAGTGGactcaagattttttttcccttcctctttagtTCTTGAGTAATCCTTGGTGGTGACTTAAGGTTCTGGGCTCACTGATTTAAGCCTCTTTCTAAGCCGTGCTCAATGTTCAACTTTAGATCAAAGAAAACTTCACAGGTGCTCATGATGTTTAAATTTGTTACAAGTTTGaattctgatatttttttttctgattcattAAATTTGCATCAGTGTAGACTTGTTTTTCATCTGATTTAGTATTGTTTgattacaatttttcttttttatggttagttttcattttacattgttttatttcatatatatcactttattactattattattcagaTGTTATACTTGTTTTCTCAAATGTTacaattttattctttatgttcGTCTTTGTTGTAAAATTGTTAATGCCTCCAGCTTGAAAAGTTTCAGTTCTTCACTGAATAGAGAAGAATGACTATCATTCATGAATAATCTCTCTAAGTGGTTTTATGAGTGTGAATCCGTGTAGATCCGGATGTCTAATGGTGCCTGTGTCTGCTTCCCTAGCCTGTGCTGGAGGCTGAAGGGACGAGGCTGGGAAAAAAGCTTAGCCATTTGGAGCCTGTTGCTTGttgtgcttctttttcttttctttcagcctGAGAGCAGGAAGTTAATAATATTGCATAGCTAGTCTTCTCTCCTTACCCATTCCCCTAAGGTTGGTGAGCCAGTGCTGCTCTTACAAGTTGCCCCACGTTATCTTGCAGTTTGGGGATTTCCACCTGATTTTTTTtggacctcctcctcttccttttccttcctccaccttctactGCACAGCTGCCTGCACCTCAGCTCTCTACAGTGGCTGGGGGGTCTTGTGGTGACTGGTAGTTTGCAGTGTCACGTCGCAAGAATCTCAGTCATTCCTTGCTGTTGAGTGTCAGTGATCAGTATTTTTTCCTGCGTTAGAGTAAagctccatttatttatttattttttgccattACCCAAATGCTGATTTGGTGCTGTGTGTGAGTCTTCTAATATTAAGGTAAATAATTTCTCGTGCCATCTGTTGAATTTTCAGCTTGTAAAAGTCTTCTAAAGTctcttggtaatgttgtctgTCTACTTTGCATCATACATAATTTCtgcagtcagttaatcagtgcAGCCCAATGAAAAATTGAGCCAGACTAAATGCCTTATTTGCACAAATAACTACAGTAGTGTCTGAAGAAGTAATTAGATGAATCATAAAGCAAATGCGAACTTCAAAACATAGATAACTAAAGGAAGTTGTAATGATGCGGGTCACCATGAGACCACTTGTtcactgaggtggtggtgggtgcaGGAGGTTGGCGCATGGGTGTGTCTCTTTGGAGTGAGAGTACATTGCTGTGTTATAAGCCCCTTGATAGACAGTCACGGGTTTATTTAGTTCCATTGTTTGGTGCGGAAAGTGTGGACAGCTCTTATTGTGCCTGAGTGGAACTTTGCCCAATCCAAGCACGAAATGTTTGTGTGTCACTGCTCTGGAAGTCACTGCAATAAGTTCTGTCCTCACGTTTCTCTCCTTTAGCTTCCCTGTATTACTTCATAGCATTTGTTGATTGAATTATGGAGAATTTCTCTTTCAGTACCCCCTTTCATGCCTTGTGTTTTTCTTGCATTTGTatgtatttcaagtgttttgtgGTCAGGAGTGCATCCATCACTACATTGAGAGAGCTACCCTTTAGAATGGAGATTCATGACAACAGTTGCTTCCCTGGTGGTGTAGAGAGCCATTGCATTGCCCACGAATGCAGACAGTCCCCAGGAACCCTTCATGAAGAAACTCCTGGTAAATTGTCCATATCTTTCATATTTGCAGTCCGCATAGGTGGAAAACCACGAAAACAAAATAGGGCCATGGCTCTTCTCAAAAAGGGCATCGATATGGTTTGCAGAAGAGGAACTAAAGGCAAATAAGAATCTATTCTACAACACTAATGGACGAGATCTTTAGGATCAAGGGGTAGTATTTTCAAGGTACAGTGAATGAAGTCTGCAAGTGATGAAGACGCCTACAGCCAACGTCTTGAGCTTGGCTTGTTGTAACTCAATCtataatcattattactattattattactgttactattattactattattattattatcgttattcttACCGTTGCCATAATTACTAaatgatttctttattttgtagtTCCTAAAAGTGGATGttgctttcctcttctttttgagCAGATAAAACCGTTTCTTCTAACCTGTGGTGGGGGTAACCCATGGATTGTCTCTGGTGTTCTGTAGAATaggttctttattttatttaacttgGGTAGCAGCAGTAATGTTTCTTCCCCTTTGTATCTCatcttctgtgtgtctgtactgGCAGTCCGCGTTGGTGTCAGAGTGCGCAGACCATCGCGCAAGGTGGCCACAGAGGGGGCCAGCCTTAGCTTCGTGCTCCCCTCCACTGACTCCCCTCTGTCCACTCCCCGTGCCTCTCCCCAACCCTACTCCCCCAACCCCCTGGACAAACCCCATGCAATCCAGTCCATTATTGGGGAGAGGCAGACGGGCCAggattatggtgatgatgaggagaatgaggacTATGATAGTGATGAGGAATGAAGGTGACTATTTGGAGTAGGATAGACAACGTTCCAAGACACAGCTGCGTTAGTCTTCTGGTCACCAATCATGGTCAAACACACAACGCTCCCTCACTGCTTGACTCAGGCTTCACACAGGCACTCAGGCTTTGCGTAACGCCTCACTGCAGCTATGACTGGTGCCATTTTGGTGACGTCACTCCACCAGTCATTGTATTATAGTATTGCAAAGTTAGCTGTGCATCCTCCAGTTCATGATTATTGCCGGTAATGAAGTGAAAGGAATTcttgcatttccttccttccgtgaTACAAGTTTGGTGTCTTGCATGCAGTTGCTCTCTCTGGTTTGAGTTGCTAGTTGTCTTAAGTTAAGCTATGATGATCCTTGAGGAGTTAGTACTAACTGAATTATTAGTAAGCAGGAGGAAAGCCTTCAGTTTCATCTCCATCTTAGCTAGACAGAGTTGCACAGTGCACGCTGGACAGACAGAGGTGCTACTACCTGCTTCTCTTTTAAAAACTTCCATGTAGTAAGTCAGGTCAAGTCACACATTTAGTTAATCAAGGTGTAATTACAGTATTATTTACACATTGAAAAAGTAATCGCAGTTTGAATGGGTCACAACAAGAAGTCATTTTTCCAGTAGGGACAAAGTTTGTTCCTTAGTTAAGATATTGAAGGAAACTAAATCATGAAGATGAAATTTATATTTCCAAGTTGATTTTATGAACAATTGACTCAGCTACTATTCCTTGACTATATTACAATTTGAAGTGGCAAGTTGTTCTGTCTGTCTCCATGGCtacaaataagtaaaagaaagatactacaccacacaccaggctGATACTTCTGTGACACAGGGCAGCCCAGATAGGACATCGTATATCTTATCGTGGGATGGAAACACAGAGTAGGGAGCAAACAGCCCCAATAAAATAGCCTCTTTAAGTCACTTGTCATAGTACGCAGAGATAGGAAGGCAGCAGTTTGTCATGCCACGTGGGGAGGCAAGGAAGTGATTAGCAGCAGTGTGGAATGTCAAGTGCACCCTTTACTTTAGAGTTGATTGCAATACTGGCCTGCTGCCTTGATATGCAGGCTGTTGTGTTCCACCTTGACCTGCACCCTGAACTCTGAGGAATCTTAAGTGAGTGTGCTCATAGATGCAACACTTAGATGTGTTTTTGGAGGCCATGTTTGACCATGAATGGTTGTACAAGTAGAAGACAAGAAGAGTGATAATCAGATGCCTGTTATTAGAATTCAGGACATGAACACACTTCCCTAGTCCCTTTACT
The Scylla paramamosain isolate STU-SP2022 chromosome 35, ASM3559412v1, whole genome shotgun sequence DNA segment above includes these coding regions:
- the LOC135090478 gene encoding tropomodulin-1-like isoform X5; the protein is MASTKLFGKDLSQYEDLDIDDILDQLSPEELEMLAGEVDPDDSLIPPSERNSYKCEKGPTGPLDRKKLIDHINEQALNEPDRPDLVPYVAGTVRGKKWVPPPPPEPQDDEDAIAQEVEVDLDEEFSSVLNTATEDEIVDLAAILGFHSMMNQEQYHASLLNKGRPQGVGWGGITKATKFKPLPAEPPNDTDVEDSIKKLTDDDSNCKDLNFNNIRNISDEQFKRLFESLENNTKLESLSMANVGLSDRHLDPLTNALSQNASLRTLNLETNSISPAGIVRIMESISKTHIVEEIRLANQRSSVLGNKIEMQLTEIIEQNPSILRVGIHFEFNDARNRVSKHLQKNLDTFRVGVRVRRPSRKVATEGASLSFVLPSTDSPLSTPRASPQPYSPNPLDKPHAIQSIIGERQTGQDYGDDEENEDYDSDEE
- the LOC135090478 gene encoding tropomodulin-like isoform X10; protein product: MASTKLFGKDLSQYEDLDIDDILDQLSPEELEMLAGEVDPDDSLIPPSERNSYKCEKGPTGPLDRKKLIDHINEQALNEPDRPDLVPYVAGTVRGKKWVPPPPPEPQDDEDAIAQEVEVDLDEEFSSVLNTATEDEIVDLAAILGFHSMMNQEQYHASLLNKGRPQGVGWGGITKATKFKPLPAEPPNDTDVEDSIKKLTDDDSNCKDLNFNNIRNISDEQFKRLFESLENNTKLESLSMANVGLSDRHLDPLTNALSQNASLRTLNLETNSISPAGIVRIMESISKTHIVEEIRLANQRSSVLGNKIEMQLTEIIEQNPSILRVGIHFEFNDARNRVSKHLQKNLDTFRLSRLGASSTH
- the LOC135090478 gene encoding tropomodulin-1-like isoform X9 is translated as MASTKLFGKDLSQYEDLDIDDILDQLSPEELEMLAGEVDPDDSLIPPSERNSYKCEKGPTGPLDRKKLIDHINEQALNEPDRPDLVPYVAGTVRGKKWVPPPPPEPQDDEDAIAQEVEVDLDEEFSSVLNTATEDEIVDLAAILGFHSMMNQEQYHASLLNKGRPQGVGWGGITKATKFKPLPAEPPNDTDVEDSIKKLTDDDSNCKDLNFNNIRNISDEQFKRLFESLENNTKLESLSMANVGLSDRHLDPLTNALSQNASLRTLNLETNSISPAGIVRIMESISKTHIVEEIRLANQRSSVLGNKIEMQLTEIIEQNPSILRVGIHFEFNDARNRVSKHLQKNLDTFRELRMGHRVKNCTVGFPLLPSFMRVPRDHDDDEY